The following are encoded in a window of Halosolutus halophilus genomic DNA:
- a CDS encoding MaoC family dehydratase, whose protein sequence is MFVDAWTEMTKSMLRSSRALNRAALSLFRNEATREPLLPAVDSVAFDQHSWEFERSVDTSDEITIGDTVSFSKVLHEDDIRAFAQITGDTNRLHLDDEFAEKTRFGGRISHGALVAGIISAALARLPGLTIYLSQDLNFLHPVRIGDRVRGRVDVIEALAPDRYRLSTVIETETAGQATTVVDGEAVVLIDELPDP, encoded by the coding sequence ATGTTCGTGGACGCCTGGACCGAGATGACCAAATCGATGCTCCGGAGTTCCAGGGCACTGAATCGGGCAGCGCTCTCCCTCTTTCGCAACGAGGCAACACGGGAACCCCTGCTTCCGGCCGTCGACTCCGTCGCGTTCGACCAGCACAGCTGGGAGTTCGAGCGATCCGTCGACACTTCCGACGAAATCACGATCGGCGACACGGTCTCGTTTTCGAAAGTCCTCCACGAGGACGACATCCGGGCGTTCGCTCAGATCACCGGCGATACCAATCGTCTCCACCTCGACGACGAGTTCGCCGAGAAGACGCGATTCGGCGGCCGCATCAGCCACGGGGCGCTGGTCGCCGGGATCATCAGTGCCGCCCTCGCCCGCCTTCCCGGACTGACGATCTATCTCTCCCAGGATCTGAACTTCCTCCATCCCGTCCGGATCGGCGATCGCGTCCGCGGGCGCGTCGACGTCATCGAGGCGCTCGCCCCCGACCGGTACCGACTCTCGACGGTCATCGAGACCGAGACCGCGGGCCAAGCGACGACGGTCGTCGACGGCGAGGCCGTCGTACTGATCGACGAGCTTCCGGACCCGTAG
- a CDS encoding alpha-ketoacid dehydrogenase subunit beta codes for MAADTLTLVEAVAEGLHDEMARDESVVVLGEDVGRSGGVFRATEGLRDAFGPDRVVDTPLTETGIAGAAIGLAASGLRPVAEIQFMGFTYAALEQLFTRAARMNARSRGQFPGQLVVRAPFGGGVRAPDLHGESMEAIFVHHPGFKVIVPSTPRDAKGLLTAAIRDPDPVLFFEPKKIYRAFREAVPEGTYEVPIGDASVRREGEDVSAFTWGAMTRPTLDAADELAEEIDVEVVDLRTLSPMDRATIVDSFKKTGRAVVVHEAPRTGGLAGEITALLQEEALFYQEAPIARVTGWDAVYPLYELEDFQLPNATRVTEAIREVSEV; via the coding sequence ATGGCGGCCGACACGCTCACGCTGGTCGAGGCGGTCGCCGAAGGACTCCACGACGAGATGGCCCGCGACGAGTCGGTCGTCGTCCTCGGCGAGGACGTCGGTCGATCCGGGGGCGTCTTCCGTGCGACCGAGGGCCTTCGCGACGCGTTCGGCCCCGATCGGGTCGTCGACACGCCGCTCACGGAGACGGGGATCGCGGGGGCGGCCATCGGATTGGCCGCCTCCGGACTGCGGCCCGTGGCGGAGATCCAGTTCATGGGCTTCACCTACGCCGCGCTGGAGCAACTGTTCACCCGGGCCGCCCGCATGAACGCCCGCTCGCGGGGGCAGTTTCCCGGCCAGCTGGTCGTGCGCGCGCCGTTCGGCGGCGGGGTTCGCGCGCCCGACCTGCACGGGGAATCGATGGAGGCGATTTTCGTCCACCACCCTGGGTTCAAGGTAATCGTCCCGAGTACGCCACGGGACGCGAAAGGGCTGCTGACGGCGGCGATTCGCGACCCGGATCCGGTCCTGTTCTTCGAACCGAAGAAGATCTACCGCGCGTTCCGCGAGGCGGTCCCCGAAGGAACCTACGAGGTGCCGATCGGCGACGCGAGCGTGCGGCGCGAGGGCGAGGACGTCTCCGCGTTCACCTGGGGCGCGATGACCCGGCCAACCCTCGACGCGGCCGACGAACTGGCGGAGGAGATCGACGTCGAAGTGGTGGATCTCCGGACGCTATCGCCGATGGACAGAGCGACGATCGTCGACTCCTTCAAAAAGACCGGCCGGGCCGTGGTCGTCCACGAGGCGCCGCGGACGGGCGGCCTGGCCGGCGAGATCACGGCGCTCCTCCAGGAGGAGGCCCTGTTCTACCAGGAGGCGCCGATCGCGCGCGTCACCGGGTGGGACGCGGTCTACCCGCTGTACGAACTCGAGGACTTCCAGCTCCCGAACGCGACCCGGGTCACGGAGGCGATCCGGGAGGTCAGCGAGGTCTGA
- a CDS encoding thiamine pyrophosphate-dependent enzyme: MTRVPEEYDECKRIVAPDGSYDAAEVAALELDDDEFRELYESMVQARALEERGRTLQRRGEFHFWMECRGLEAAHVGPAAALADRDWLNTEWRQYGAHIQRGRPLEDILLFWLRGYETWETDDIDRMDPYERRLPHIVAVGTQLPQTAGLVWGRKLQGYDEVGLVTVGDGGASKGDFHAGLNFAGVLELPVVFLVLNNQWAISTPVEEQTAADTFAQRAAGYGFDGVLVDGNDVLATYRETRCAVERARDGEPVLLEALTYRRGAHSSSDDHGRYRSEEAIEPWRERDPIDRYERVLEDRGLWDEEYAASVREAAEQRAREAADEALAVAAEQGPGDVFDEVFANPPDYVESQRAELLDLYERHGEEAFRW, from the coding sequence ATGACCAGGGTTCCGGAGGAGTACGACGAGTGCAAGCGAATCGTTGCCCCGGACGGCTCCTACGACGCGGCCGAGGTTGCGGCCCTCGAGCTCGACGACGACGAGTTCCGGGAGCTGTACGAGTCGATGGTACAGGCGCGGGCCCTCGAAGAGCGGGGCCGGACCTTGCAGCGGCGGGGGGAGTTTCACTTCTGGATGGAGTGTCGCGGCCTGGAGGCGGCCCACGTGGGGCCGGCGGCGGCGCTCGCCGATCGGGACTGGCTCAACACCGAGTGGCGCCAGTACGGGGCCCACATCCAGCGCGGGCGGCCGCTCGAGGACATCCTCCTCTTCTGGCTTCGCGGATACGAGACGTGGGAAACCGACGACATCGACCGGATGGACCCGTACGAACGGCGGCTGCCCCACATCGTCGCTGTCGGCACGCAGCTCCCGCAGACGGCCGGGCTCGTGTGGGGGCGCAAGCTGCAGGGATACGACGAGGTCGGGCTCGTCACGGTCGGCGACGGCGGGGCGAGCAAGGGCGATTTCCACGCCGGGCTCAACTTCGCCGGCGTGCTCGAGCTCCCGGTCGTGTTCCTGGTGCTCAACAACCAGTGGGCCATCTCGACCCCCGTCGAGGAACAGACCGCCGCCGACACGTTTGCCCAGCGGGCGGCCGGCTACGGGTTCGACGGCGTGCTGGTCGACGGAAACGACGTGCTGGCGACCTACCGCGAAACCCGGTGCGCCGTCGAGCGTGCCCGGGACGGCGAGCCGGTGCTGCTCGAGGCGCTGACCTACCGTCGCGGCGCCCACTCCTCGAGCGACGACCACGGGCGCTACCGATCCGAGGAGGCGATCGAACCGTGGCGCGAGCGCGATCCGATCGACCGCTACGAGCGGGTGCTCGAGGACCGCGGGCTCTGGGACGAGGAGTACGCCGCGTCGGTGCGCGAGGCCGCCGAGCAGCGAGCTCGGGAGGCGGCCGACGAGGCGCTCGCGGTGGCGGCGGAGCAGGGCCCCGGCGACGTGTTCGACGAGGTGTTCGCCAACCCGCCGGACTACGTCGAGAGCCAGCGGGCGGAGCTGCTGGACCTCTACGAGAGACACGGCGAGGAGGCGTTCCGGTGGTAA
- a CDS encoding response regulator, which produces MDSRPSNLPEAQILLIEDNPGDVRLIEEAFHDGQINNHLHTVTDGREALDFVHRQDEYVDAPRPDIILLDLNLPRVDGEDVLHEIKHHPELEHVPVIILSGLDDELIESRDLDHDADEDAVLEKPVDPGEFVDVICGFDDFRLSIVRTRDE; this is translated from the coding sequence ATGGATAGCCGCCCCTCAAACCTCCCTGAGGCGCAAATATTATTGATCGAGGATAACCCTGGGGACGTACGTCTGATCGAAGAAGCCTTCCACGACGGCCAGATCAACAATCACCTGCACACTGTCACTGATGGTCGAGAAGCACTGGACTTCGTTCACCGCCAGGACGAATACGTGGATGCACCCCGCCCAGACATCATCCTCTTAGACCTCAACTTGCCGCGAGTGGACGGTGAAGACGTTCTTCATGAAATCAAACATCACCCGGAACTGGAACACGTCCCCGTCATTATTCTGTCTGGACTGGACGACGAACTCATCGAATCACGCGACCTCGATCACGATGCAGACGAAGATGCAGTCCTCGAAAAACCGGTTGATCCCGGCGAGTTCGTTGACGTGATATGCGGATTCGACGACTTCCGGTTGTCCATTGTTCGTACTCGGGACGAGTAG
- a CDS encoding helix-turn-helix transcriptional regulator, producing the protein MLSSTTGSPLEDTEFLVRSEHRVKALGALARRPQSRADLRTRTEVSRSTIGRTLREFEERQWIRRDGHQFEATQLGAFVASGMQELIERIEIEHTLRDIWEWLPSEASGFTIEMASEAVVTDAGADDPYGPVNRFVSLLRKTDRFRFVGYDVALLEPCKDELSQRILDGMRTEIIDPPSVAKYVLAAHRDHCSAPLESGNLTVLVHDNVPSYGVSLFDDRIAISGYNPDSGTVQVLLDTDASEAREWAESTYEAYRRGARPFTLEPTVE; encoded by the coding sequence ATGTTATCAAGCACCACGGGGTCCCCCCTCGAAGACACTGAGTTTCTCGTGCGGTCAGAACACCGTGTTAAAGCGCTCGGCGCCCTGGCCAGGCGTCCCCAGAGCCGTGCCGACCTCCGGACACGCACCGAAGTTTCACGGTCTACGATAGGACGCACGTTGCGCGAGTTCGAAGAACGACAGTGGATCAGGAGGGACGGACACCAGTTCGAGGCCACGCAACTGGGTGCGTTCGTCGCGTCGGGAATGCAGGAGCTGATCGAACGGATCGAAATCGAGCACACGCTCCGAGACATCTGGGAATGGCTCCCGTCCGAGGCAAGCGGTTTCACCATCGAGATGGCGTCCGAGGCGGTCGTGACGGACGCCGGTGCCGACGACCCCTACGGCCCCGTGAACCGATTCGTGTCGCTGCTCCGGAAGACGGACCGGTTTCGGTTCGTCGGGTACGATGTCGCCCTGCTCGAGCCGTGTAAGGACGAACTCTCCCAGCGGATCCTCGACGGCATGCGGACGGAGATCATCGATCCGCCAAGCGTTGCGAAGTACGTCCTCGCAGCCCACAGGGACCACTGTTCTGCGCCGTTGGAGAGCGGCAATCTGACGGTCCTGGTACACGACAACGTGCCTTCGTACGGGGTCAGTCTCTTCGACGACCGGATCGCAATCAGCGGCTACAACCCCGACAGCGGGACGGTCCAGGTATTGCTCGATACCGACGCCTCGGAGGCGCGTGAGTGGGCGGAATCGACCTACGAAGCCTACCGACGCGGGGCGCGACCGTTCACTCTCGAGCCGACCGTAGAGTGA
- a CDS encoding GYD domain-containing protein — protein MPTYVFLTTFTQQGIEHVSDSPDRTEDAKAEVESMGGTWKAFFVTMGRYDGLVIAEFPDDETAAQAALTLASSGNVTTETLRAFTLDEFRDLVDTMP, from the coding sequence ATGCCAACATACGTATTCCTGACCACGTTCACCCAACAGGGGATCGAACACGTCTCCGACAGCCCCGACCGGACCGAAGATGCGAAAGCCGAGGTCGAGTCGATGGGCGGGACGTGGAAGGCGTTTTTCGTCACGATGGGACGGTACGACGGCCTCGTTATCGCCGAGTTCCCGGACGATGAAACCGCTGCGCAAGCGGCTCTCACGCTCGCCAGCAGCGGCAACGTCACGACCGAGACGCTTCGGGCCTTCACACTGGACGAGTTCCGCGACCTTGTCGACACCATGCCGTAA
- a CDS encoding PAS domain S-box protein, whose translation MDPTSEAGVPAQTRIRQQEVVADLGKQALETDEFDQVLYDASVAVAETLNTDYCTVLELLPGGDEGVLRQGVGWRDGLVGNATIPVDPNSQTGHMLRTEEPVVVDDLRTEERFFGPELLTSHDVVSSISVVIGSSENLWGVLGAHNTERREFTEHDAAFVQNVADVLTSAITRQERERDLQRKERRYEAIFEDPNILVGLLEPDGTVLDINGTALEYIDADLEAVTGEPFWETPWWEGGNGVQDDVKEWVRRAADGEYVDFEADLTRPDGERYTLSGYVRPVTNDDGDVVSIIVSDRDITERKERERALEESEQRYRALVEHFPNGAVALVDEDLYYRTGGGDPLDAAGVTAEEVVGKPVREAIPSELADELVPRYEAALDGDSSTFEVESDGLVYQFQIAPVRDSDGDVFAALGMSQDITEHVETQRKLAESERRYRTLVENFPNGSVGLFDENLEYTAVGGQILNELDVEPEDRIGRSIRELHPDDLLDEIEPYFEAALAGEANSFEVEYRGRHLSAHALPVRNANDDVDAGMLVVRDVTERRAYEHKLEQYREYTDRILDAIDDMFYVLDADGTIQRWNESVCEVTGYSDREIASMQALEAFDEDDQETIADAIAEGFETGSAQAEAELVTRDGESVPYEFVTSTLDDPDGNPVLAGIGRDITERKERERALEESEAKFRMLAENLDEMVWMSDPDTREILYLNPAYEEIWGRDRESLYDDPVTFIEAVHPDDRQRVEETYADVPDEGFDDEYRIVRPDGEVRWLKVRAGPVRTDGRDRVIGIAEDITERKEHERALEESERRYRTLVEDFPNGAVALFDEDLRYTAAGGQLLQAEGLDPEDRIGVSVRELYPNDLLEEVEPYFQAALEGESNSFETEYSGRHLYNQTLPVRNADDEVYAGMLVVQDVTERREYEQKLQESNERLEQFAYAASHDLQEPLRMVSSYLQLLERRYGDVLDGDGEEFLEYAVDGADRMREMIEGLLQYSRVDTRGDSFESVDLDAVFEDVLQDLQVKIEESDAEIIAEELPRVYGDGGQLNQVFQNLLSNAIEYSGDEPPRVHVAAERNTDEWVISVSDEGIGIDPEDRERVFEVFQSLHASDHSGTGIGLALCERIVERHDGDIWVDSDPGEGATFSFTLPADKEGATD comes from the coding sequence ATGGACCCGACTTCCGAGGCAGGGGTACCCGCTCAGACGCGGATCCGGCAACAGGAGGTCGTCGCCGACCTTGGGAAGCAAGCCCTGGAAACTGACGAGTTCGACCAGGTACTGTATGACGCGTCAGTAGCAGTCGCAGAAACGTTGAACACCGACTACTGCACAGTACTCGAGTTGCTGCCGGGTGGAGACGAGGGGGTTCTGCGTCAGGGAGTCGGCTGGCGAGACGGACTCGTCGGGAATGCAACGATACCCGTCGATCCGAACTCGCAGACGGGGCACATGCTTCGCACCGAGGAACCGGTCGTCGTCGACGACCTCCGCACCGAAGAGCGCTTCTTCGGCCCCGAGTTGCTAACCAGCCACGACGTCGTCAGTAGTATCAGCGTCGTTATCGGTTCTTCCGAAAACCTATGGGGCGTACTGGGGGCCCACAACACCGAACGCCGCGAGTTCACCGAACACGACGCCGCGTTCGTCCAGAACGTCGCGGACGTCCTCACGTCAGCCATCACACGCCAGGAGCGCGAGCGGGACCTGCAGCGGAAGGAACGCCGGTACGAGGCCATCTTCGAGGACCCGAACATCCTCGTCGGGCTACTCGAACCGGACGGGACGGTGCTGGACATCAACGGGACGGCTCTGGAGTACATCGATGCCGATCTCGAAGCAGTGACCGGAGAGCCGTTCTGGGAGACCCCCTGGTGGGAGGGAGGGAATGGCGTCCAGGATGACGTCAAGGAGTGGGTCAGGCGGGCAGCCGACGGCGAGTACGTCGACTTCGAGGCTGACCTCACTCGTCCCGACGGCGAGCGGTACACCCTCAGCGGCTACGTCCGGCCGGTCACGAACGACGACGGTGACGTCGTCTCCATCATCGTCTCCGATCGCGACATCACCGAGCGCAAGGAGCGCGAGCGAGCGCTCGAGGAGTCCGAGCAGCGCTACCGGGCGCTGGTCGAACACTTCCCCAATGGCGCCGTCGCGCTCGTCGACGAGGATCTTTACTACCGAACCGGCGGCGGCGACCCACTCGACGCGGCCGGCGTTACCGCCGAAGAGGTGGTAGGGAAGCCGGTGAGGGAAGCCATACCGTCAGAACTGGCCGACGAACTCGTCCCCCGCTACGAGGCCGCGCTCGATGGGGACTCCAGCACGTTCGAAGTCGAATCCGATGGTCTGGTCTATCAGTTCCAGATCGCACCCGTCCGAGACAGCGATGGCGACGTCTTCGCCGCGCTGGGGATGTCTCAGGACATCACCGAACACGTAGAGACCCAGCGCAAGCTCGCGGAGAGCGAGCGGCGCTACCGGACGCTCGTGGAGAACTTTCCCAACGGCTCGGTGGGGCTGTTCGACGAGAACCTCGAGTACACCGCCGTCGGCGGGCAGATCCTGAACGAACTCGACGTGGAGCCGGAAGACCGGATCGGGCGCAGCATCCGCGAACTCCATCCGGACGACCTCCTCGACGAGATCGAACCCTACTTCGAGGCCGCACTCGCAGGCGAGGCAAACTCCTTCGAGGTCGAGTACCGCGGCCGACATCTATCGGCCCACGCCCTCCCGGTCAGGAACGCTAACGACGATGTGGACGCGGGCATGCTCGTCGTCCGGGACGTCACCGAGCGCCGAGCGTACGAACACAAACTCGAGCAGTACAGGGAGTACACCGACCGGATCCTGGACGCCATCGACGACATGTTCTACGTCCTCGACGCAGACGGAACCATACAGCGGTGGAACGAGAGCGTCTGCGAGGTAACCGGCTACTCGGATAGGGAGATCGCGTCGATGCAGGCCCTGGAAGCCTTCGACGAGGACGACCAGGAGACGATCGCGGACGCCATCGCCGAGGGGTTCGAGACTGGGAGCGCGCAGGCCGAAGCGGAACTGGTCACCAGGGACGGCGAGTCCGTCCCCTACGAGTTCGTCACATCAACGCTCGACGACCCCGACGGGAACCCGGTGCTGGCGGGCATCGGTCGAGACATCACCGAGCGCAAGGAGCGCGAGCGGGCGCTCGAAGAGAGCGAGGCGAAGTTTCGGATGCTCGCTGAGAACCTCGACGAGATGGTCTGGATGTCCGACCCCGACACGCGGGAAATCCTCTACCTCAACCCGGCCTACGAGGAGATCTGGGGCCGCGATCGAGAGTCGCTGTACGACGATCCCGTTACGTTCATCGAGGCGGTCCACCCGGACGACCGCCAGCGCGTCGAGGAGACATACGCCGACGTACCGGACGAAGGGTTCGACGATGAATACCGTATCGTCCGTCCCGACGGCGAAGTCCGGTGGCTCAAGGTTCGGGCCGGTCCCGTCCGCACCGACGGGCGGGACCGCGTCATCGGTATCGCCGAGGACATCACCGAGCGCAAGGAGCACGAGCGGGCCCTCGAGGAGTCCGAACGGCGCTACCGGACGCTCGTGGAGGACTTCCCCAACGGTGCGGTGGCGCTGTTCGACGAAGACCTGCGTTACACGGCCGCGGGCGGCCAGCTCCTGCAAGCGGAAGGCCTCGATCCCGAGGACCGGATCGGAGTCAGCGTTCGCGAACTCTATCCGAATGACCTCCTCGAGGAGGTCGAGCCGTACTTCCAGGCCGCACTCGAGGGGGAGTCGAACTCCTTCGAGACCGAATACTCCGGCCGGCACCTGTACAATCAGACCTTGCCCGTCAGGAACGCCGACGACGAGGTGTATGCGGGCATGCTCGTCGTCCAGGACGTCACCGAACGGCGGGAGTACGAGCAGAAGCTCCAGGAGTCCAACGAGCGCTTAGAGCAGTTCGCGTACGCCGCCTCTCACGATCTTCAAGAACCGCTGCGGATGGTCTCGAGCTATCTGCAGTTGCTCGAGCGCCGCTACGGAGACGTTCTCGACGGGGACGGCGAGGAGTTCCTCGAGTACGCGGTCGACGGCGCCGATCGCATGCGCGAGATGATCGAGGGGTTGCTCCAGTACTCCCGGGTCGACACCAGAGGCGACTCGTTCGAGTCGGTCGACCTCGACGCCGTATTCGAGGACGTCCTGCAGGACCTGCAGGTAAAAATCGAGGAGAGCGACGCCGAGATCATCGCCGAGGAACTGCCCCGCGTCTACGGCGACGGCGGCCAGCTCAACCAGGTGTTCCAGAACCTGCTGTCCAACGCGATCGAATACAGCGGCGACGAACCGCCGCGAGTCCACGTCGCAGCCGAGCGGAACACCGACGAATGGGTGATCTCGGTCAGCGACGAGGGAATCGGCATCGACCCCGAGGACAGAGAGCGCGTCTTCGAGGTGTTCCAGAGCCTCCACGCTAGCGACCACTCCGGGACCGGCATCGGACTCGCACTCTGCGAGCGGATCGTCGAACGACACGACGGAGACATCTGGGTCGACTCCGACCCCGGCGAGGGCGCGACCTTCTCGTTCACGCTGCCGGCAGATAAGGAAGGAGCCACTGACTGA
- a CDS encoding carbonic anhydrase, giving the protein MGESTERSEPADRQAFERIEAQIEERDNWARRRRKGIPTDKQLLVVACMDERIPVEEALGLSLGDAHIFRNAGGKVTSDVIRSAALSTNFFDTTEIIVINHTDCGMMSAPDDAVVEGLEATAGGDLQDVDLHPALSNLDIGDASIADWVWMTDDVDEACHAQVDYLRDHPLVPDEVTVHGYIYEVESDALRRPGERVAEQINTRVSEQ; this is encoded by the coding sequence ATGGGGGAGTCTACTGAGCGGTCCGAACCAGCGGATAGACAGGCGTTCGAACGGATCGAAGCGCAGATCGAGGAGCGCGACAACTGGGCGCGCCGGCGCCGAAAAGGTATCCCGACGGACAAACAGTTGCTAGTCGTCGCGTGCATGGATGAACGGATTCCCGTCGAAGAGGCGTTAGGGCTGTCTCTCGGTGACGCCCACATCTTCCGTAACGCCGGGGGAAAAGTAACCAGTGACGTCATCCGGAGCGCTGCGTTGAGTACGAACTTCTTCGACACGACAGAAATAATCGTCATCAACCACACCGATTGTGGAATGATGAGCGCCCCCGATGACGCTGTCGTTGAAGGGCTTGAGGCCACCGCCGGCGGGGATCTTCAGGACGTCGATCTCCACCCCGCCCTCTCGAATTTAGACATCGGTGACGCATCGATCGCTGACTGGGTCTGGATGACCGACGACGTCGATGAGGCGTGCCACGCTCAAGTTGACTATCTTCGGGATCACCCGCTCGTTCCTGATGAGGTCACTGTCCACGGCTACATCTATGAAGTGGAAAGCGATGCCCTCCGACGTCCTGGCGAGCGAGTCGCCGAGCAGATCAATACACGCGTCTCCGAGCAATAA
- a CDS encoding DUF7130 family rubredoxin-like protein — translation MSGRGERPEEEGEEQAEQEAESIALGENIYDKDGELLGTVRGYEKGGFFVSTRDGMEQLSIEHARSGHDFGEAHLMWRCMNCGEMGEIADGLPERCPNCGTEKEDLMWWTED, via the coding sequence ATGAGTGGACGTGGTGAGCGACCCGAAGAAGAGGGAGAAGAACAGGCAGAGCAAGAAGCAGAGTCGATCGCTCTCGGAGAGAATATTTACGATAAAGACGGAGAGTTACTCGGGACTGTACGGGGATACGAGAAGGGAGGGTTCTTCGTATCGACGCGAGACGGCATGGAACAGCTCAGTATCGAACATGCCAGGTCGGGGCACGACTTCGGCGAGGCCCACCTCATGTGGCGATGCATGAACTGCGGTGAGATGGGCGAGATTGCCGACGGACTCCCAGAGCGATGTCCCAACTGCGGCACCGAAAAGGAGGACCTCATGTGGTGGACCGAAGATTGA
- a CDS encoding winged helix-turn-helix domain-containing protein, translated as MEKALWYLFVGMRGGKNRARIISAIDERPRNANQLAECLNVDYNTVRHHLDMLQEHDVIESGGDDYGKLYFLTDRFERHREEFESVLEAM; from the coding sequence ATGGAGAAGGCACTCTGGTACCTCTTCGTTGGCATGCGTGGCGGCAAGAACCGCGCGCGCATCATCTCCGCTATCGACGAGCGACCCCGAAACGCCAATCAACTCGCTGAGTGCCTCAACGTCGACTACAATACGGTGAGACACCACCTCGACATGTTACAGGAACACGACGTTATCGAATCCGGCGGCGACGATTACGGGAAGCTATATTTCCTGACCGACCGCTTCGAACGCCACCGCGAGGAGTTCGAAAGCGTTCTGGAGGCGATGTGA
- a CDS encoding ester cyclase — MTTNKEIVRRDPEEIWTEGNLDAIDEIFATDFVLHDPSSADEPQDRDDYREYVETYREAFPDVEYEVETAVAEGATVVVRYTARGTHEGEFMGLDPTGEHVSVSGMEMYRVDDGKITEMWTSYDALGLFQELGLIPSVEELGEEWNTN; from the coding sequence ATGACAACTAATAAAGAGATAGTTCGGCGCGATCCAGAGGAGATTTGGACCGAGGGGAACCTCGACGCCATCGATGAAATCTTTGCAACGGATTTCGTCCTGCACGACCCGTCTTCGGCTGACGAACCGCAAGATCGTGACGACTACAGGGAATACGTCGAAACCTATCGAGAGGCGTTTCCCGACGTAGAATACGAAGTCGAAACTGCAGTTGCCGAGGGCGCGACTGTCGTGGTTCGATACACCGCACGCGGCACTCACGAGGGCGAATTTATGGGCCTGGACCCAACCGGTGAGCACGTTTCGGTATCGGGGATGGAAATGTATCGCGTTGACGATGGAAAGATCACCGAAATGTGGACGAGTTACGACGCACTCGGACTGTTTCAGGAACTCGGGCTCATCCCCTCGGTTGAGGAACTCGGTGAGGAGTGGAATACGAACTGA
- a CDS encoding DUF7344 domain-containing protein has product MEEPNTSRLTETLDILTHPYRRYVLYYLANESEVVSIDTLSSAIAKWDGVKTRTDRNNGSNDIKTGLRHMHLPRMVDAGIIMFGANMDSVELRETDGLDRFLDDMARIDGYVQTAAGD; this is encoded by the coding sequence ATGGAAGAACCGAACACGTCACGACTGACCGAAACACTCGATATCTTGACTCACCCGTACCGGCGCTACGTGTTGTATTATTTAGCCAACGAATCCGAGGTGGTCAGTATCGACACTCTCAGTTCCGCGATCGCCAAATGGGACGGAGTCAAGACCAGAACTGACCGGAACAACGGGAGCAACGACATCAAGACCGGTCTTCGTCACATGCACCTCCCGAGAATGGTAGACGCAGGCATCATAATGTTCGGCGCAAATATGGACTCCGTTGAACTCAGAGAAACGGATGGGCTTGACCGGTTCCTCGACGACATGGCCCGTATCGACGGCTACGTGCAAACCGCCGCTGGCGACTGA
- a CDS encoding Lrp/AsnC family transcriptional regulator: protein MVDNSLDNLDRRILHLLQVDARGASDTDIAEETDVTATTIHNRIEKLDEKGVILGYNPEIDYEQAGYPMRVLFICSTDLSQRSDMAEKALDVRGVVNVREMLAGEENLHVEVVAEATSDVKQSTEQLDRLGLRIVSSNILAEEHIQPWNHFHQEIAGEDAESPSDNGPSEE, encoded by the coding sequence ATGGTCGATAATTCACTCGACAATCTCGACCGTCGTATTCTGCACCTGTTACAGGTGGACGCCCGTGGTGCCAGCGACACGGACATTGCCGAGGAAACTGACGTCACCGCGACGACGATCCACAATCGGATCGAGAAACTGGATGAGAAGGGAGTCATTCTCGGTTACAATCCGGAAATCGACTACGAACAGGCGGGCTATCCGATGCGCGTCTTGTTCATCTGTTCGACCGACCTGTCCCAACGGTCGGATATGGCAGAGAAGGCTCTCGATGTGCGGGGAGTCGTCAACGTCCGGGAGATGCTGGCTGGCGAAGAGAACCTTCACGTCGAAGTCGTGGCCGAAGCGACGTCCGACGTCAAGCAAAGTACCGAACAGTTAGACAGGTTGGGCCTGCGAATCGTGAGTAGCAATATTCTGGCGGAGGAACACATCCAACCGTGGAATCACTTCCATCAGGAGATCGCCGGCGAAGACGCCGAGTCTCCATCGGACAATGGCCCCTCCGAGGAATAG